The DNA region ATTGAATTAGAAAGATTTCCCTTTATATCATACAATTCTTTATTAAGAGTCTCTAAATCTTCTAATAAAGAACTAGAATCATTAGATATTTTCTCTTCTAAATTATCTTTGAAATCTATCAATTTACTAGATAAAGAAGCAACATCATCTTTTATAGTAGAATCTATTCCTTCCATTCTATCCTTTAATGAAATAAAATCTTTTTCTAAATTTTTCACTTTTTCTATATCAGATTTCAAATCATCTAAAGAAGTTTCTAATTGAAGCTTATCTTCAACTAAAGCATCTACTCTATTATCAGTTTTTATATCTTCTAAATCTTTTTCTATTAATTCTATTTTTTCTATTAAATGATTTCTCTCTTCAGATAAAACATCTTTAATATAGCTTAAATCGCTTTCATTATCAGATATTCTCATAAGAAGATTTTTTGAAAACTCATCAAATATATTTTCTATTCTCTCTCTCTCTTCTTCCAATAAAGCAGGTATTTCTACTTCATTACTCTTTAATATTTGAGATTTAAAAATTTCAAACTCTTCTTTCATATCATCTAATTGAACATTCAAAGCCTCTCTTTCAGACTCTTGAATATCATTTAACTCTTCTCTAGACATTATAGAAGATTTTATTTCATCTATAGTTCTATCGAATTCAGTATTTTTAAATGATACATCAGATTTTAATTCTTCTAATTCATTATAAATATCATCTTTAAGACTATCTACTAAATTAGAAATATCATTAATGCGTTCAATTTTTTCATTGTATTCATTAAACATAGATAACATATTTTCATTATTAGAAATCATATTATCTATCTCTTCTTTTAATTTACTATCAAGACCATCTTTATAACTATTAAAACCATCTCTCAATAATTCTAATGCTTTAGAAAGTTCTAATGTTTGATTACTTACAGCAGAATCAGTATACTCTTTAGCCTTTTCTAATAATTCAGTAACACCATTATAAAGAGTATTGAAAGAATCATTTAAAGTAGTGTTTATATTATTAACTTTTTCATCTATCTCTAAAGATTTAGTTTTCAAATAATCATCTATATAATTAGCTTCATTTTCTAAATGTATTTTTTCAGCATCTTCTCTGTGTTTTTCTATATCATTTTTTAACTCATTAGCATAATCATCAAGAGAAGTTTTTTTATTGTTGTATATTTCTTCTAATATTTTAGTATATTTTTTATAGTCTTTTCTTATATTAGCACCAATATTTTCAACATCAGCTATTATATTAGCATTCTCTTCCAATCTTACGCTTTCTATCTCTTTTATTTCATCATTATATTTCTCTATAGCAGCTTCTATTATTTCATTAAGTTCATCTAATTTATTTGAAGCTTCCTCTTCTACACTATTAAATGCCTCATCACATTTAGCATTTAAAAACTCTTTTCTCTCTTCAATATAAGATGAAACATTTTGCATTTCAGTATTAACTGCTTTTTTCAAACTATCAATATTATCTTTTAAATCATTAACATAAGAATCAGCAGTTTCTAATCTATCATCTATATTATTTTTTAGAGCATCTATATAATAATTAGAATCCTTCTCTTTAGAATCTATATTAGATTTAAACTCATTAACATAAGAATCAACTGTTTCTAATCTGTCATCTACAACATCTTTCAAAGCACTCAAATATTCATCACTATTTTTCTCTATATTATCAATATTCTCTCTCAACTCATTAACATAAGAATCTGTTATATCTAGCTTATCATCTATATTAGATTTTAATTCATCAACATATTTATTAATATTCTCTTTCTTTGTTTCTATATCTTCGATTATACTATTTACAGAAGAAACAACTTCATTAGATTTAGCATCAACATTTTCTTTTACACTATTAACATAATCAGTTATATCTTTAGTTTTATTTTCTATACTATCTTCCATGTTCTTAGAAGCAAATGCAAGCTCTTCCAACTTAGAAGATAAAGTATCCATTTTTATTCTATATTCATCACTAATAATATCAGAATGTTCTTTTAATTGCTCATATTCATTTCTCAAATTATTATAATAATTTTCTAAAGAACCTTTATATTCCTTAGTCATAGAATCTAAATCTGATTTACTTTCACTAAACAAATCATCTATTTTATCATTTAATGATTTATACTTATCTTCAATATTTGACAACAAATTACTTTCTTTTTCAATTTGCAACATCATATACTCTATTTATAGTGTTTTCAAAATCTTCTCTTCCATTTTCAACTTTATTTAAAATATCTTCTATATCATCTCTAACTTTGTTTATACCTTCTCTTTTTTCATTTAAAAGAGCATCAAATGAATTAGTTGCTTCAAGTAATTCAGTATTTAGCATATTAACTATTTTGTTTTTATTATCTTCAGCAAACTCTTTATTTTCATTTAATGAATAATCTATTTTATCCTTAAACTCTTTTAAAGAATCTTCCATATTTGAAACTATATCATTATGTCTCTTATCACTTTCTTCTACTTGATGAACAAGACTATTTATGCTGTCGCTTATAGATTTCATACTAGTCTCTTCATAATTATCAAGAACTTCTTTTAACTGACTTTTCAAACTATCTAAATAAGAGTTACCATATTCATACAAATTATTTCTAATCTCTTCTATGTTAGACTCAGCATTTTTTATACCAGTGTCCAATTTCTCATTAGCACTATCAACTAAATCTTTTATCTCTGAAGAAGTTTTATCTAAAAGCTCTATACGTTTTTCTATATTTTCTTTTAAATTAATCTCTGTATCTTTTAATAAATCTTGTATCTTATTGCTATCATTATCATACTGTTCTTTTAATACAGATAATTTTTCTGTAACATTATTTAAATCAGTATATGTATTTTTTATATAATTATCTACGCCAATTTCAAAATCTGATTTGATATTATTGAAATTATCTTCAAGTTCTTGTATCTTTTTATTAGCCTGCTCTTCTAAATCTTTATACAAATATTCTTTTTCTAAACTTAAAGCATCTAATATCTCTTCTTGTTTGTTAGTTAATATAGAAGATATCTCAGAAGTTTGATAATGTATTTCATTCATCTTGTCTTTTAGAATATTAGTTTCTGTTTCAACATCTGCTCTAAGTTCATTAATCTCAGCTATAAGAGAGCTTCTAGCATTATCTATAGAATATTCCATATCATCTTGAGTTCTAGCTAATATATCATTTTTAAGTCTTTCTATATCATTAACTATCTCATCAAATTTACTCTCTGCCCTAAGCATAGTCTCTTCACTCATACCATCTATAGACACTATTAAATCAGAAAGCTCTTTAGTTTTGTTTCTATAAAGAGTGATAACACCATCATTTTCATTTTCAAGTATATCTCTTATATTATTAGAGAATGCTTCTACTTCAGTTATTAAACGATTGCTAATATCATTTTTAAGAGTAGTAAACTCTGTTTCCAATTGAACAGTTTTATCTTCATAATCTTTAGTTATTAATTCTGCTTTATCTTTGATGTCATCTATAGTTTTCTCTAAAGAATGTGCTTTATCTTCAACAGACTCTAAGAACTCTTCTTTTTCATTTCCTATTTTCTCTAATTCTTCTTTTAATGTGTTGTATAAGAACTCTTTAGTTTTTTCCATTTCACCTTTAAACTCTTCAACACTAGACTCTGTTATAGAGTTAAGTCTCTCCTGTATAGTATCTCTTAAGTTTATAAGTTCAACTTCAAGTCCTTCTTTAGACTGGCTCAAACTAGCATAACGCTC from Brachyspira pilosicoli P43/6/78 includes:
- a CDS encoding SpiroCoCo family coiled-coil protein, with amino-acid sequence MFPILNFALMLIIPIIVVGISKIIDRKKNNNNSNYDDIFAEEKAALEGIIEEKISEVRDNAIDLEIAVKKAGFISKSMEEDLAKLNNKIESYKDYKAAVSQYQEQVDSLEEAYLDILNKVDTVLKERNTIEKTYKRISDVKTKMIELEKNVSSIQDNLIASYNAKLNDFESELYKRFDALTTNLLARDAHYTDMAEQEKDKISALTEEFKLHVAKKEELFTNQLTQLAERTARNNIEQLAELFEKGRDELINKYSLFAEEINSKSKDIEERYASLSQSKEGLEVELINLRDTIQERLNSITESSVEEFKGEMEKTKEFLYNTLKEELEKIGNEKEEFLESVEDKAHSLEKTIDDIKDKAELITKDYEDKTVQLETEFTTLKNDISNRLITEVEAFSNNIRDILENENDGVITLYRNKTKELSDLIVSIDGMSEETMLRAESKFDEIVNDIERLKNDILARTQDDMEYSIDNARSSLIAEINELRADVETETNILKDKMNEIHYQTSEISSILTNKQEEILDALSLEKEYLYKDLEEQANKKIQELEDNFNNIKSDFEIGVDNYIKNTYTDLNNVTEKLSVLKEQYDNDSNKIQDLLKDTEINLKENIEKRIELLDKTSSEIKDLVDSANEKLDTGIKNAESNIEEIRNNLYEYGNSYLDSLKSQLKEVLDNYEETSMKSISDSINSLVHQVEESDKRHNDIVSNMEDSLKEFKDKIDYSLNENKEFAEDNKNKIVNMLNTELLEATNSFDALLNEKREGINKVRDDIEDILNKVENGREDFENTINRVYDVAN